The Montipora capricornis isolate CH-2021 chromosome 3, ASM3666992v2, whole genome shotgun sequence genome window below encodes:
- the LOC138043456 gene encoding NLR family CARD domain-containing protein 3-like has translation MVSRKKERGTKTDSTVNMLEIFKPHEECSQPRKVLIEGQPGMGKTTYCNKVAYDWARNCKSGDSFPDVQVLLLLKCRDINSDLWEAIDDQLLPKDIKKEEREKFFSFVRDHQSKVLLVLDGLDELPTHKLPVYKEIIQGRMLPKCHLVVTARHEAGIEVRECCDTLLEVEGFTENDAEDFIWRYFKTEEHLAKKLLDKLRSDASLKELTVNPLNTALLCLLCEDFQGDLPKGRTLLFLEIVACVLRRYRQKKNIAKTDQDPIEFYHAELKDLGCIALNGLLNDEMYFEHSAFRNCTSDLIPELGFLSVQPGRSKRRPSRCYGFLHKSFQEFFAAFYLSCQLLDEEISPDSLVSDTRYFKEFQQVLMFTCGVLAQRCETRATALISSIASAINRLADENARDDYVFISLNCIKECEKDQGTFSKELAHTFGSLLEIQTCDLSRGPNPVGPSSASALARALEVNSTLTYLNLSENEIGDSGAGALAKAMERNSTLKEVDLSENNISSFGAVALAKAMEVNSTLTSLNLSSNPVGPSSASALARALEVNSTLTYLNLSENEIGDSGAGALAKAMERNSTLKEVDLSENNISSFGAVALAKAMEVNSTLTSLNLSFNDKSGDSDAVALAKAMEFNSSLTSLALFYCKIGDSGAVALAKAMERNSTLTELHLSGNKIGDSGAAALAKAVERNSTLTELHLSDNEIGDSGAGALAKAMEFNSTLTSLKLCYCKIGYSGAVALAKAVERNSTLTELHLSGNKIGDSGAAALAKAVERNSTLTELHLSGNEIGDSGAAALAKAMEFNSTLTSLELRYCKIGNSGAVALAEAMELNSTLTSWPLIHNKITSLLWH, from the coding sequence ATGGTCAGCAGGAAAAAAGAACGAGGGACAAAGACTGACTCTACAGTTAACATGTTGGAAATCTTCAAACCACATGAAGAATGTTCGCAACCCAGAAAGGTTTTGATTGAAGGACAGCCAGGCATGGGAAAGACCACCTATTGTAACAAGGTTGCTTACGACTGGGCCAGGAACTGTAAATCAGGAGATTCATTTCCTGATGTCCaagtgttgctgttgttgaaatGTAGAGACATTAACTCTGACTTATGGGAGGCTATTGATGACCAGCTTTTACCGAAAGAcataaagaaagaagaaagagaaaagttcTTCAGCTTCGTTCGGGACCATCAGTCAAAGGTCTTGCTGGTACTTGACGGATTGGATGAGTTGCCAACCCATAAATTACCCGTCTATAAAGAGATTATTCAAGGGAGAATGCTTCCAAAATGTCATTTAGTGGTTACAGCACGACACGAAGCTGGGATAGAAGTACGGGAGTGCTGTGACACCCTGCTAGAGGTCGAAGGATTTACTGAAAACGATGCTGAAGATTTTATCTGGAGATATTTCAAAACCGAGGAGCATCTGGCGAAAAAGCTCTTGGACAAGCTGCGATCGGATGCAAGCCTTAAGGAACTAACTGTAAATCCATTAAATACAGCACTTCTATGCCTCCTTTGCGAAGACTTCCAAGGAGATTTGCCAAAAGGTAGAACTCTCCTTTTCCTCGAAATAGTTGCGTGTGTGCTGAGGAGGTACAGGCAGAAGAAGAATATAGCAAAAACGGACCAAGACCCAATCGAGTTTTACCACGCTGAATTAAAGGATCTGGGTTGTATAGCGTTGAATGGCTTGCTCAACGATGAGATGTATTTCGAGCACAGCGCATTCCGAAATTGTACCAGCGACTTAATACCTGAACTGGGATTTCTGTCAGTTCAGCCGGGACGCAGCAAACGAAGACCAAGTAGGTGCTACGGGTTTCTACACAAGAGCTTTCAGGAGTTCTTTGCTGCGTTTTATCTCAGTTGCCAGCTTCTAGATGAGGAAATTAGCCCCGATAGCTTAGTTTCTGACACCAGGTATTTTAAAGAGTTTCAACAAGTGCTTATGTTTACTTGTGGTGTATTGGCTCAACGGTGCGAGACGAGGGCCACGGCACTTATATCAAGTATAGCAAGTGCAATTAACCGATTAGCAGACGAGAATGCACGCGATGACTatgtatttatttcattgaattgTATCAAGGAATGTGAGAAAGATCAGGGTACCTTTAGCAAAGAATTAGCGCATACTTTTGGTTCGCTTCTTGAAATTCAGACGTGTGATTTATCTCGAGGGCCTAATCCAGTCGGTCCCTCAAGTGCTTCCGCACTGGCTAGAGCATTGGAagtcaattcaacgctgacatacTTGAATTTGTCTGAAAATGAAatcggtgactcgggtgctggTGCAttggctaaagcaatggaaagaaattcaacgctgaaaGAGGTAGATTTGTCTGAAAATAACATCAGTAGCTTCGGTGCTGTGGCACTAGCAAAAGCAATGGAAgtaaattcaacgctgacatccTTGAATTTGTCTTCTAATCCAGTCGGTCCCTCAAGTGCTTCCGCACTGGCTAGAGCATTGGAagtcaattcaacgctgacatacTTGAATTTGTCTGAAAATGAAatcggtgactcgggtgctggTGCAttggctaaagcaatggaaagaaattcaacgctgaaaGAGGTAGATTTGTCTGAAAATAACATCAGTAGCTTCGGTGCTGTGGCACTAGCAAAAGCAATGGAAgtaaattcaacgctgacatccTTGAATTTGTCTTTTAATGATAAAAGTGGTGACTCGGATGCTGTTGCACTCGCTAAGGCAATGGAATTCAATTCATCGCTGACATCCTTGGCATTGTTCTACTGTAAAATTGGTGACTCGGGTGCTGTTGCACTcgctaaagcaatggaaagaaattcaacgctgacagagttacatttgtctggcaataaaatcggtgactcgggtgctgctgcactggctaaagcagtggaaagaaattcaacgctgacagagttaCATTTGTCTGAcaatgaaatcggtgactcgggtgctggtgcactggctaaagcaatggaattcaattcaacgctgacatccTTGAAATTGTGCTACTGTAAAATTGGTTACTCGGGTGCTGTTGCACtcgctaaagcagtggaaagaaattcaacgctgacagagttacatttgtctggcaataaaatcggtgactcgggtgctgctgcactggctaaagcagtggaaagaaattcaacgctgacagagttacatttgtctggcaatgaaatcggtgactcgggtgctgctgcactggctaaagcaatggaattcaattcaacgctgacatccttggaattgcgcTACTGTAAAATCGGTAACTCGGGTGCTGTTGCACTGGCTGAAGCAATGGAATTAAATTCAACGCTGACTTCGTGGCCGTTGATTCACAATAAAATTACTAGTTTGCTTTGGCACTGA